From one Streptococcus oralis genomic stretch:
- a CDS encoding GNAT family N-acetyltransferase produces MEQAQLPERLKTDRLVLRVRTIADAEDIHAYASLPEVSYPAGFPPVKTLEDEIYYLEHILPERNEKNNLPAGYGIVVKGTDTIIGSVDFPRRHEDDVLEIGYILHPDYWGLGYVPEAARALIDLAFKELNLHKIELTCFGYNVQSQRAAEKLGFTLESRIRDRKDAQGNRCDDLRYGLLRSEWESENC; encoded by the coding sequence ATGGAGCAAGCACAATTACCAGAACGATTAAAAACCGATCGGCTCGTCTTACGAGTCCGTACAATAGCTGATGCCGAGGATATTCATGCCTATGCTAGTCTGCCAGAAGTTTCCTACCCAGCAGGCTTTCCGCCCGTCAAGACCTTGGAAGATGAGATTTATTATCTGGAGCATATTCTGCCCGAGCGTAATGAAAAAAACAATCTCCCAGCGGGCTATGGAATTGTCGTTAAAGGGACCGATACTATCATCGGCTCTGTTGATTTCCCTCGTCGTCACGAGGATGATGTCTTGGAGATTGGCTATATCTTACATCCAGACTATTGGGGTCTAGGTTATGTTCCAGAAGCAGCGCGTGCCTTGATTGACTTAGCTTTTAAAGAATTGAATCTGCATAAGATTGAACTGACTTGTTTTGGCTACAATGTCCAAAGTCAACGAGCTGCAGAGAAACTTGGCTTTACCTTAGAATCTCGCATAAGAGACCGCAAAGATGCCCAAGGCAACCGCTGTGATGATTTGAGATATGGCTTGCTGAGGAGTGAGTGGGAGAGTGAAAACTGTTAG
- a CDS encoding valine--tRNA ligase has translation MSKELSPKYNPAEVEAGRYQKWLDADVFKPSGDQKAKPYSIVIPPPNVTGKLHLGHAWDTTLQDIIIRQKRMQGFDTLWLPGMDHAGIATQAKVEERLRGEGISRYDLGREKFLEKVWEWKDEYATTIKEQWGKMGLSVDYSRERFTLDEGLSKAVRKVFVDLYKKGWIYRGEFIINWDPAARTALSDIEVIHKDVEGAFYHMNYMLEDGSRALEVATTRPETMFGDVAVAVNPVDPRYKDLIGKHVILPIANKLIPIVGDEHADPEFGTGVVKITPAHDPNDFLVGQRHNLPQVNVMNDDGTMNDLAFEFAGMDRFEARKAVVAKLEEIGALVKIEKRVHSVGHSERTGVVVEPRLSTQWFVKMDQLAKNAIANQDTEDKVEFYPPRFNDTFLQWMENVHDWVISRQLWWGHQIPAWYNAEGEMYVGEEAPEGDGWTQDEDVLDTWFSSALWPFSTMGWPDVDSEDFKRYFPTSTLVTGYDIIFFWVSRMIFQSLEFTGRQPFQNVLIHGLIRDEQGRKMSKSLGNGIDPMDVIEKYGADALRWFLSNGSAPGQDVRFSYEKMDASWNFINKIWNISRYILMNNEGLTLEQATANVEKVVNKEAGNVTDRWILHNLNETIGKVTENFDKFEFGVAGHILYNFIWDEFADWYVELTKEVLYSDNEEEKVITRSVLLYTLDKILRLLHPIMPFVTEEIFGQISEGSIVTAEYPTVNPAFEDLAAHTGVESLKDLIRAVRNARAEVNVAPSKPITILVKTSDSDLEAFFNSNVNYIKRFTNPEHLEIASTIPAPELAMSSVITGAEIYLPLADLLNVEEELARLDKELAKWQKELDMVGKKLSNERFVANAKPEVVQKERDKQADYQAKYDATVARIDEMKKLVK, from the coding sequence ATGTCTAAAGAACTTTCACCTAAATACAATCCAGCCGAGGTTGAGGCTGGTCGTTACCAAAAATGGCTTGATGCCGATGTTTTCAAGCCTTCAGGAGATCAAAAGGCTAAGCCTTATTCAATCGTCATTCCACCACCAAACGTAACTGGGAAACTCCACCTTGGTCACGCTTGGGATACGACGCTTCAGGATATCATCATCCGTCAAAAACGCATGCAAGGCTTCGATACACTTTGGCTTCCAGGTATGGACCACGCGGGGATTGCCACTCAGGCTAAGGTTGAGGAGCGCTTGCGTGGTGAGGGCATTAGCCGTTACGATCTTGGTCGTGAGAAATTCCTCGAGAAAGTCTGGGAATGGAAAGACGAATATGCTACTACTATCAAGGAACAATGGGGCAAGATGGGGCTCTCTGTAGACTATTCTCGCGAGCGTTTCACGCTTGACGAAGGTTTGTCAAAAGCGGTTCGAAAGGTCTTTGTGGACCTTTACAAGAAAGGCTGGATCTACCGTGGTGAGTTTATCATCAACTGGGACCCAGCGGCTCGCACAGCCCTTTCTGATATCGAGGTGATTCACAAGGATGTCGAAGGTGCCTTCTACCACATGAACTACATGCTAGAAGACGGTTCACGTGCCCTTGAAGTTGCGACAACTCGTCCGGAGACCATGTTTGGGGACGTTGCTGTTGCGGTTAATCCAGTAGACCCACGCTACAAGGACTTGATTGGTAAACACGTCATCCTTCCAATCGCTAATAAATTGATTCCAATCGTTGGAGACGAGCATGCAGATCCTGAGTTTGGTACGGGTGTCGTGAAAATCACGCCTGCCCATGATCCAAACGACTTCTTAGTTGGTCAACGCCACAACTTGCCACAAGTCAATGTCATGAACGATGACGGAACCATGAACGACTTGGCCTTCGAATTTGCAGGTATGGATCGTTTCGAAGCTCGTAAGGCAGTCGTTGCTAAGTTGGAAGAAATCGGTGCCCTTGTTAAAATCGAAAAACGTGTCCACAGTGTTGGTCACTCAGAGCGTACAGGTGTGGTGGTTGAACCACGCTTGTCTACGCAATGGTTCGTCAAGATGGACCAATTGGCTAAAAATGCCATTGCCAACCAAGACACAGAGGACAAGGTAGAATTCTACCCACCCCGTTTTAACGATACCTTCCTCCAATGGATGGAAAATGTCCACGACTGGGTAATCTCACGTCAGCTCTGGTGGGGTCACCAAATCCCTGCTTGGTACAATGCTGAGGGTGAAATGTACGTCGGCGAAGAAGCACCTGAAGGTGACGGATGGACTCAGGACGAAGACGTCTTGGATACTTGGTTCAGTTCGGCCCTTTGGCCATTCTCAACCATGGGCTGGCCTGATGTCGACTCAGAAGACTTCAAACGTTACTTCCCAACTTCAACCTTGGTAACAGGTTACGACATCATCTTCTTCTGGGTGTCTCGTATGATCTTCCAATCCTTGGAATTCACTGGCCGTCAGCCATTCCAAAACGTTCTGATTCACGGTCTCATTCGTGACGAGCAAGGACGCAAGATGTCTAAATCTCTCGGCAATGGGATTGACCCGATGGATGTTATCGAGAAATACGGTGCCGATGCCCTTCGTTGGTTCCTTTCAAACGGTTCTGCACCAGGGCAAGACGTGCGCTTCTCTTACGAGAAAATGGATGCTTCATGGAACTTCATTAACAAGATTTGGAACATCTCTCGCTACATCCTCATGAATAATGAAGGTTTGACCCTTGAGCAAGCAACTGCTAATGTCGAAAAAGTGGTTAACAAGGAAGCTGGAAATGTCACAGACCGCTGGATTCTCCACAACCTCAATGAAACGATCGGAAAAGTCACTGAAAACTTTGACAAGTTTGAGTTTGGTGTTGCTGGACACATCCTCTACAACTTCATCTGGGATGAGTTTGCGGACTGGTATGTTGAGTTGACCAAGGAAGTCCTTTATAGCGATAACGAAGAAGAGAAAGTTATCACACGTTCTGTTCTCCTTTACACATTGGACAAGATCCTTCGTCTCCTTCACCCAATCATGCCATTCGTGACAGAGGAAATCTTTGGACAAATCTCAGAAGGCTCTATCGTGACAGCAGAATACCCAACTGTCAACCCAGCCTTTGAAGACCTTGCTGCCCACACTGGTGTGGAAAGCCTTAAAGATTTGATCCGTGCTGTTCGCAATGCGCGTGCGGAAGTAAACGTTGCACCAAGCAAGCCAATCACCATCCTTGTGAAAACAAGCGATAGCGACTTAGAAGCCTTCTTTAACAGCAATGTCAACTACATCAAACGCTTCACAAATCCAGAACACTTGGAAATCGCATCAACCATCCCTGCACCTGAACTCGCTATGTCAAGCGTCATCACAGGAGCAGAAATCTACTTGCCACTGGCAGATCTCCTCAATGTCGAAGAAGAACTCGCTCGTCTCGACAAGGAACTGGCTAAATGGCAAAAAGAACTGGACATGGTAGGCAAGAAACTCTCTAACGAACGCTTCGTAGCCAATGCCAAACCAGAAGTCGTCCAAAAAGAACGCGACAAGCAAGCCGACTACCAAGCGAAATACGATGCGACTGTAGCACGTATTGATGAGATGAAGAAGTTGGTGAAATAA
- a CDS encoding DNA cytosine methyltransferase produces the protein MRYIDLFAGSGGLSLGLYNAGLHGIFAVEKNKDAFSTLKYNLIERKNHFSWPNWLEMKNWDINELIEIHSGELAELNGSVDLVVGGPPCQGFSMAGKRKNNDIRNQLMHSYIEFIKLVQPTMLFFENVQGFTVGFKDHKDKQKYSDILVSELHELGYNLDYKIVTMSEYGVPQNRKRFILFASKNGAYEIFFDELLKNKACFLRDRGLKIPITISQAINDLKKSHGEVDSKDTKAFKNGKYGRATSAYQKLMRNNIERGAFPDSHRFAKHKSETIDLFKRLMTASEKSIRITPSMNLVEGLKKRGVTPLKKNSICNTITSIPDDYIHYDEPRIMTVREHARIQSFPDNYEFKGPYTTGGERRKTDVPRYTQVANAVPPLFAEQVGLTLLKIIRE, from the coding sequence ATGAGATATATAGATTTATTTGCAGGTTCCGGTGGTTTATCCTTAGGGCTTTATAATGCTGGGTTGCATGGAATATTTGCAGTTGAAAAAAATAAAGATGCTTTTAGTACTTTAAAATACAATTTAATTGAAAGAAAAAATCATTTTTCATGGCCGAATTGGCTTGAAATGAAAAATTGGGATATAAACGAACTTATAGAAATTCATAGCGGGGAACTTGCTGAATTAAACGGTTCTGTTGATTTAGTTGTAGGTGGTCCACCATGTCAAGGATTTTCCATGGCTGGAAAGAGAAAAAATAATGATATCAGAAATCAATTAATGCATTCGTATATTGAGTTTATCAAATTAGTTCAACCTACTATGTTATTTTTTGAAAATGTTCAAGGATTTACTGTAGGTTTTAAGGATCATAAGGATAAACAAAAATATTCTGATATTCTTGTTTCGGAATTACATGAATTAGGATATAACTTAGACTATAAAATTGTTACTATGTCAGAATACGGTGTTCCTCAAAATAGGAAACGGTTCATTCTATTTGCATCAAAAAATGGGGCCTATGAGATATTTTTTGACGAATTATTGAAAAATAAAGCTTGTTTCTTGAGGGATAGAGGACTAAAAATACCAATTACAATTTCTCAAGCTATTAATGATTTGAAAAAAAGTCATGGAGAAGTTGATAGTAAAGACACTAAGGCATTTAAAAATGGGAAGTATGGTCGAGCAACTTCAGCATATCAAAAATTAATGAGAAATAACATTGAACGAGGCGCTTTCCCCGATAGTCATCGATTCGCGAAACATAAAAGTGAAACAATAGATTTATTTAAACGTTTAATGACTGCTTCCGAAAAAAGTATACGAATTACACCATCTATGAATCTGGTTGAAGGTTTAAAGAAGCGTGGAGTCACTCCTTTAAAGAAAAATTCCATTTGTAATACGATTACTTCCATTCCAGATGATTATATACATTATGATGAACCTAGGATAATGACAGTTAGAGAACACGCTAGAATCCAAAGTTTTCCGGACAATTATGAATTCAAAGGACCGTATACTACGGGGGGTGAACGACGAAAAACGGATGTTCCTCGATATACTCAAGTCGCTAACGCAGTACCGCCTTTGTTTGCGGAACAAGTTGGACTTACTTTGCTGAAGATTATTAGGGAGTAA
- a CDS encoding sensor histidine kinase, which yields MAEFTFRTNSKLKTLVGQELITNNNIAIFELIKNSYDAGATEVDIQFHDFLFVDKGWKSSENSKIKIIDNGIGMTVEEVDKYWMELGNSSKEKNKLLRLDSKKMGELITRFANGEKGIGRFGVDKIGEELILESIGQSKLNEKVIVYFDWNKYDDRSKLLQEIKNEYYIEFLEQNISSGLSLTIKKLRDEWENNNIEKLKKDISKFLSPIDDESDFKIKISFYVEGEVKESTHLKNDTFEHLKCKIEADLGSDGIAEISIKIDDEIEYVERVQIFEKQSPFGRTFVEIYYLDKGEKISFTRRMGIRPSDYGNIKIFRDKFRIVPYGEPHNDWLEIDRHHAQGMFRTFGTRDLVGNVFLDGKDLSQLDALKEATDRVGFIEDRPEFESLKDFLWNLISMFENFIFNRIKKQAQDGYDTVKKETSELKVDIDTKVKELKDTIDGLVIAPEDKKIFLDNIASTEVLLNDRIDKIEKASDKIESKIKIYSQLSNREGILFEMLHSIKNKLVVLQGQLIYYQMIIEEKNLDIDLSVLYTLYEDIAKLVEGSLDRVNSTKLHKKNEILNDIIDRISDQYESYLHQKNISLEIVCPKETDHVKVFCARESLLTVFDNLLNNSVKALEGIDNAKIRIMIQLNDKEIAIYFSDNGCGIPKDKYATVFSLWSSETSGTGIGLASVKENLTDINGTIHLVDIEEDDFSTSFLIKLPRR from the coding sequence ATGGCTGAATTTACTTTTAGAACAAATTCAAAGTTAAAAACACTAGTTGGACAAGAATTAATAACAAATAACAATATAGCGATATTTGAATTGATAAAAAATTCATATGATGCTGGCGCAACAGAAGTAGATATTCAATTTCATGATTTTTTATTTGTAGACAAAGGGTGGAAATCTTCTGAAAATTCAAAGATTAAAATCATCGACAATGGAATTGGTATGACTGTTGAAGAAGTGGATAAGTATTGGATGGAACTTGGAAATTCCTCTAAAGAGAAAAATAAACTACTTCGTTTGGATTCTAAAAAGATGGGTGAATTAATCACTCGATTTGCAAACGGTGAAAAAGGCATTGGTAGATTTGGTGTTGATAAAATTGGTGAGGAATTAATTTTAGAATCTATTGGACAATCTAAACTAAATGAGAAGGTGATAGTATATTTTGATTGGAATAAATATGATGATAGGAGTAAACTATTACAAGAAATAAAAAATGAGTATTATATTGAATTTCTTGAACAAAATATTTCCTCTGGTTTATCTCTAACAATAAAAAAATTACGAGATGAATGGGAGAATAACAATATTGAGAAACTAAAAAAAGATATTTCAAAATTTTTATCTCCCATTGATGATGAATCAGATTTTAAAATTAAAATATCATTTTACGTTGAAGGAGAGGTAAAAGAGTCTACTCACTTAAAAAATGATACTTTTGAGCATTTGAAATGTAAAATTGAAGCAGACCTGGGATCAGATGGTATAGCTGAAATATCAATCAAAATAGATGATGAAATAGAATATGTTGAGCGTGTACAAATCTTCGAAAAACAATCTCCTTTTGGTAGAACATTTGTTGAGATTTATTATTTAGATAAAGGTGAGAAAATTTCTTTCACGAGACGGATGGGAATTCGTCCCTCTGATTATGGCAATATAAAAATTTTTAGAGATAAGTTTCGTATTGTACCTTATGGAGAACCTCATAACGATTGGCTAGAAATTGATAGACATCATGCTCAGGGAATGTTTAGAACTTTTGGTACGAGAGATTTAGTGGGCAATGTTTTTCTAGATGGTAAAGATTTATCACAATTAGATGCGTTAAAAGAAGCAACTGATAGGGTTGGCTTTATTGAAGATCGACCAGAATTTGAATCATTAAAAGATTTTCTGTGGAACTTAATTTCAATGTTTGAAAACTTTATCTTCAATAGAATAAAAAAACAAGCTCAGGATGGTTATGATACTGTTAAAAAAGAAACTTCAGAACTTAAAGTAGATATTGATACGAAGGTTAAAGAACTTAAAGATACTATTGATGGTTTAGTAATTGCACCTGAAGATAAGAAAATATTCTTAGATAATATTGCCTCCACAGAAGTCTTACTGAATGATAGAATTGATAAGATTGAGAAGGCTTCTGATAAAATAGAATCTAAGATCAAAATTTATTCTCAGTTAAGTAATCGTGAAGGTATTTTATTTGAGATGCTTCATTCTATAAAAAATAAACTAGTTGTTCTTCAGGGACAATTAATTTATTATCAAATGATTATTGAAGAGAAGAATTTAGATATTGATTTAAGTGTTTTATATACTTTATATGAAGATATTGCAAAATTAGTTGAAGGTTCCTTAGATAGAGTTAATTCTACAAAACTTCATAAAAAAAATGAAATTCTAAATGATATAATTGATAGAATTTCTGATCAGTATGAATCATATCTACATCAAAAGAATATCAGTCTTGAGATTGTTTGTCCAAAAGAAACTGACCATGTAAAAGTTTTTTGTGCTAGAGAGTCATTACTAACAGTATTTGATAACTTGTTAAACAATTCAGTCAAAGCGCTAGAAGGGATTGATAATGCAAAAATTAGAATAATGATTCAATTGAATGATAAAGAAATTGCAATCTATTTTTCAGATAATGGTTGTGGTATTCCAAAAGACAAATATGCCACTGTTTTTTCCTTGTGGAGTTCAGAAACGAGTGGTACAGGCATTGGGTTAGCATCCGTTAAAGAGAATCTAACAGATATTAATGGAACAATCCATTTAGTTGATATTGAGGAAGATGATTTTTCTACATCTTTCTTAATAAAATTGCCTAGGAGATAA